From the Lepisosteus oculatus isolate fLepOcu1 chromosome 1, fLepOcu1.hap2, whole genome shotgun sequence genome, one window contains:
- the sp7 gene encoding transcription factor Sp7, producing MAASMLEEEARYGSSPLAMLTATCNKFGSSSPVRDSATPGKTGNNAPGKKAYSLSSDLQPPKNSRGSDGMGDSYSGSFSTGNGLLTPTGSPPPSGGYGADYNPFSHSFQASSGSQDPSLLASKAHASADCLTSVYTSLDMAHPYGSWYKAGIHPGITTAPANATSSWWDVHPNTNWLSAAQTQPEGLQASLQPVPPQASLSPQLPSYTSEFTSLNPAPYPAVGLGTSSHLLPSGQHMLPQDMYKPKPVPSGSLMENPMGLKPTRGSGYGGAAPGRSSCDCPNCQELERLGASAASLRKKPVHSCHIPGCGKVYGKASHLKAHLRWHTGERPFVCNWLFCGKRFTRSDELERHVRTHTREKKFTCLLCNKRFTRSDHLSKHQKTHAEGALPGKAGGEGEAEREEPSGGTSPPANGVAEPGVANGEEKSAAAGNGSEPGTGLLEI from the exons ATGGCAGCGTCGATGTTAGAG GAGGAAGCTCGCTACGGATCCAGCCCCCTGGCCATGTTAACCGCTACCTGCAACAAGTTCGGGAGCTCCAGTCCGGTCAGGGATTCGGCCACTCCGGGGAAAACGGGAAATAACGCTCCGGGCAAGAAAGCGTACAGCCTCAGCTCCGACCTCCAGCCCCCCAAGAACAGCCGGGGCTCCGACGGGATGGGAGACTCCTACTCGGGCTCCTTCAGCACGGGCAACGGGCTCCTGACCCCCACGGGCAGCCCCCCGCCCTCCGGCGGCTACGGGGCCGATTACAACCCCTTCTCCCACTCCTTCCAGGCGTCCTCCGGGTCTCAGGACCCCTCCCTCCTGGCGTCCAAAGCCCACGCCTCGGCCGACTGCCTCACCAGCGTGTACACCTCCCTGGACATGGCCCACCCTTACGGCTCCTGGTACAAAGCCGGCATCCACCCGGGCATCACGACCGCCCCCGCCAACGCCACCTCCTCCTGGTGGGACGTGCACCCCAACACCAACTGGCTGAGCGCCGCCCAGACCCAGCCAGAGGGTCTGCAGGCCTCCCTGCAGCCCGTCCCCCCCCAGGCCTCGCTGAGCCCCCAGCTCCCCAGCTACACGTCCGAGTTCACCTCCCTGAACCCCGCGCCGTACCCCGCCGTGGGACTGGGCACGTCGTCTCACCTGCTGCCCTCCGGCCAGCACATGCTCCCCCAGGACATGTACAAACCGAAGCCCGTGCCCAGCGGCTCGCTGATGGAGAACCCCATGGGGCTGAAGCCGACGCGGGGGTCGGGGTACGGGGGCGCCGCCCCGGGCCGCTCCTCCTGCGACTGCCCCAACTGCCAGGAGCTGGAGCGGCTGGGGGCCTCGGCCGCCAGCCTCCGCAAGAAGCCCGTGCACAGCTGCCACATCCCGGGCTGCGGCAAGGTCTACGGCAAGGCCTCGCACCTCAAGGCCCACCTGCGCTGGCACACGGGCGAGCGCCCCTTCGTCTGCAACTGGCTCTTCTGCGGCAAGCGCTTCACGCGCTCCGACGAGCTGGAGCGCCACGTGCGCACCCACACGCGGGAGAAGAAGTTCACCTGCCTGCTCTGCAACAAGCGCTTCACCCGCAGCGACCACCTCAGCAAGCACCAGAAGACCCACGCCGAGGGCGCGCTGCCGGGCAAGGCCGGCGGGGAGGGCGAGGCCGAGCGGGAGGAGCCCAGCGGGGGCACCTCCCCGCCCGCCAACGGCGTGGCCGAGCCCGGAGTGGCCAACGGGGAGGAGAAGAGCGCGGCGGCGGGGAACGGCTCCGAGCCCGGGACCGGCCTCCTGGAGATCTGA